A stretch of DNA from Rhodoluna sp. KAS3:
GAATCTTTGGCGGCAAGACGATCAGCCAGGTGTCCGGTGCCATCGGGGCTATTGTCATCGATGATTAGCAGGTCAACCTGCGGGCAAACTTCGCGAAGTTCGGCAACCGAGTGTGCCAAGCTTTCAATTTCATTGAAGGTTGGCATCAAAACCAAGGTTTTCAAGCTAACTCCTTTGGTTTTCTGGTGCGGTAACGGTGAGCAATAGCCAAGACGGTCAGTAGAGTTGCCAAAAGATTAATTGCCAGGTCTACTGCTCCCCCAATAGCGACTCCAGGTGTCAGGCTGGTCCGAAGTGGAACTTCGGTAACCATCGCACCGGCGGTGAAAGTTTCTAGTTGGTCGAGGGTTTGTCCATCCGGTCCATAAACGGCAGTGACGCCAACGGTCGACACGTTTACAACGGCTCGACCGGTTTCGATAGCCCTGAGTTTGGCAAATGCTGCCTGCTGAAAAGTCTCGTCGCTGAAACCAAAGTCTGCGTTGTTGGTTTGGGAAAGTATTACCTGCGCCCCTTGATTGACTAGGTTGCGTCCGATGTCATCAATGGCAATCTCGAAGCAAATCAGAGTGCCAACTGGTCCCTGAGCCAACTCGTAGATGCCGTCACGCTCGCCAAAAGAGTATCCGCGAGAAATTAACCCGATTAGATCTGGGGCCAATTGGTACCAAAAGTCACGGTCTGGCACATACTCGGCAAACGGAACGGGGCGCTGTTTATCGTAGTAGTCCACCGGTCCGGTGAGTGGCTCCCAAAGGATAGAACTGTTGAAGAGTTTTTCACCGCGCTCCGTTATGGTTCCAAAAACTAGAGGAACACCTAGTTCCTCATCAACCAGCTGGCTAATCCGCTGACTTGCTGTGACATCTCTGAATGGGCTCAGATCTGAAGCGTTTTCTGGCCAAACCACTAGGTCCAGCTCATTGAATCGCGGGTTTTCCTTCAAAAGCTGAGTTGCATCGAGATGGTTTTTGAGGATAGTCCCCCGCTCAGTGTTGGCAAACAGGCCAGCTTTGGCGTTTCCCTGCACAGTGCCGACCACGAGGGTCCCGTTTTCAGGTTCGGTCGGCAACAAAATGGCCAGTGGTAGCGCCAGTACCAAAAGTGAGGAAGCTGCAGGTGTAACCCAACTGAACCGCACCCGGCCTTGAAAGTTTGTGGCGACAAATACTGCCAGTGCAGCCCCAACCAACGCAACGAGAAATGTAAGCCACCCCAAGCCGCCGACATAAACCCACCTAGAAAGAATTGACTCCGATTGAGTTTGGGCCAGTCGACTCCAAGGGAATCCCCCGTAAGGCAGGCTGATAGCCACCCACTCTCGGGCAGTCCAGACCAAGGCCAGCGCCAAGGCGGTGAGAATAGGCTTCCAGGCAGATGTCGATAGGGTTTGGTCAAGCCAACGCCAGACCAACGCCAGCACTGCCAGACCGCCCGCAAAAATCGCCGCCTCTAGAACCGAAAGCGCCAGCCATGGTACCGGACCCAGATAGAGGCTCAGCCACTCTATTTGGCTCAGATAATAAGCCAATCCTCCGATGAAACCGATACCAAGCGCTGCCCTGAAGCGTAAGTTGTGGACGGACAGCACCAGTAGAGCAACCGATGCAAAAATCAGTGGCCAGATGCCTTCCCTCGGCATTGCCAGGCTGGATAGCAGACCGCCCACGAGGGCAGCAAGCACGCGCCAAACCCAAGCTAGGCGATACAAGATGTGCTTAGAGGCCATGGTTATCCGTAGTAGGAATAGGCGACGATGCCGCGTTTGACTTTAGTCACAGCAAGTTTTGCTGTTTCCGCAAGACCTGAATCGGCGGTTTGGGCAATTTGATCTAGGAGGTCAATGATTTGCTTGGTCCAACGGATAAAGTCACCGGCCAGCAAGTCAGCGCTGTCTAGCACCGTATCCAGGCGTGCGCCGCTTGCCCATCGATGGATTGGCAACGCCAGGCTTAGGTCCAACGGTGGCGTTTGGCGCAACTTGTGGTGGCGAGATAGTTCCTCGAGTTCGTGCCAAATATCCTGCGTGGTTTCAATTACTTCAGCAAAATTTCCCTTTGGAACCCTAGGTTCCCACTCTTCATCGCGTCTGGCCTCATAAACCAGAGATGCTGCCACGGCGGCCAGTGACGGTGCATCCAAGTTCTTCCAAACACCTTCGCGCAGACACTCTGAAATCAGCAGGTCGCGCTCGCCGTAGATGCGGGCCAAAGTTCGACCAGCGTCCAGGACGTCGTAATCTCCCTCTTGGTCAGGCGCGATGTAATTTAGGTCCGCTAGCATTCCGCAGATGCGGTCGAAGGTTTTCGCAACCTGATTGGTGCGCCCCTCGATCTGGTTGAGGATACCCTCCAGCTCACGCTGCAGTTTGAACCAGCGCTCGCCCCACCTGGCGTGGGCTTCGCGATCCTGACAACTGTGACAGGCGTGAGACCTCATGTCGCGCTTCAGCTGATTGAGTCGCTGTTCTTGAAGGTGGCGACCTTTGCTCTGTCGAATGTCTTTGCCTCGATCTGCGCGAACTCGGCTGGCAGCCAAAGCGCGCTCAAGGTCGCTGATTTCGCGTCGAATGGTGGCGTACTCAACGAAATCGCCCTTGTGGCACTCCATTGCCTTGGCATAACCATCCAGAGAAACCTGCTTTTCGCGGATTCCTCGTGCCAAACCAACCACCGAGCGGTCAGCTTGAAATTGGGCAAAAGAGGTTTCGAGCACTTCTCTTGCTCGCTCGCGACCAAATGCCTCAATCAGGTTTACAGCCATGTTGTAGGTAGGTCGGAATGGGCTCACCAATGGATAGGTGCGCTTGCTGGCCAGACCGGCAACGTTATTTGGGTCCATGTTCGCACTCCACTGAATGACCGAATGCCCCTGAGTGTCGATACCTCGACGACCAGCGCGGCCGGTCAATTGGGTGTACTCCCCCGGTGTGATTTGAACTCGGCCCTCGCCGTTGAATTTATCCAGTCGCTCAAGTACCACGGTTCGAGCCGGCATGTTTATGCCCAGTGCCAAGGTCTCAGTCGCAAACACCACCTTGACTAACTTGCGTAGAAAGAGTTCTTCGACGACTTCTTTGAAGGCCGGCAACATACCTGCGTGGTGCGCAGCAACGCCTCGCTCCAATCCGCTAAGCCACTCAAAGTAACCAAGGGTAGCCAGGTCCTCATCAGCAATGTTGTAGCACTTTTCTTCTACTACCCGGCGGATCTCTTGCTTTTCTTCGGTTGTCGTTAGGCGAATCGAACTGCTTTGGCAAGCCTTCACCGCAGCCTCGCAGCCAACTCGGGAGAAGATGAAGAAGATCGCCGGTAGTAGCTCTGCTTCGTCAAGAATGTCGACGATCTCAGGCTTTGAAATTCTAGGAATTCGCGCTTGCTGGGCGCGGGCTTCGTGATACGAAACCTTCTTGCCACGCTGCGGTCGGTTTATTGGCTGCCGCATTTTGGAGGCGTGCATTTGAGCTAGCTCTGGGTTAACGCGAACGTCTTTACCCTGATCATCGAACAATTCGATGAGTTCGTCGCCAAAGAGTACGTGCTGGTTGAGCGGGACCGGGCGGATTTCAGAAACGATAATTTCTGTGTCCCCGCGAACCTCGTCAAGCCAGGCACCGAATTCCTCGGCGTTCGACACCGTGGCGCTGAGTGACACAATTTTGACGTCTTTTGGAAGGTGGAGAATAACTTCTTCCCAGACAGCACCTCGGAAGCGGTCGGCAAGATAGTGAACCTCATCCATCACGACAAAGCCCAGGCTGATTAGTGCATTCGAGTTTGCGTAAATCATGTTTCGCAACACCTCTGTGGTCATAACCACAATTTGGGCGTCTGAATTCTGATTGGTGTCACCGGTAAGCAGTCCGACCCGTTCGGCGCCGTATCGTTTGACGAGTTCGGCATACTTTTGATTGCTCAGGGCCTTAATGGGCGT
This window harbors:
- the lnt gene encoding apolipoprotein N-acyltransferase — protein: MASKHILYRLAWVWRVLAALVGGLLSSLAMPREGIWPLIFASVALLVLSVHNLRFRAALGIGFIGGLAYYLSQIEWLSLYLGPVPWLALSVLEAAIFAGGLAVLALVWRWLDQTLSTSAWKPILTALALALVWTAREWVAISLPYGGFPWSRLAQTQSESILSRWVYVGGLGWLTFLVALVGAALAVFVATNFQGRVRFSWVTPAASSLLVLALPLAILLPTEPENGTLVVGTVQGNAKAGLFANTERGTILKNHLDATQLLKENPRFNELDLVVWPENASDLSPFRDVTASQRISQLVDEELGVPLVFGTITERGEKLFNSSILWEPLTGPVDYYDKQRPVPFAEYVPDRDFWYQLAPDLIGLISRGYSFGERDGIYELAQGPVGTLICFEIAIDDIGRNLVNQGAQVILSQTNNADFGFSDETFQQAAFAKLRAIETGRAVVNVSTVGVTAVYGPDGQTLDQLETFTAGAMVTEVPLRTSLTPGVAIGGAVDLAINLLATLLTVLAIAHRYRTRKPKELA
- a CDS encoding DEAD/DEAH box helicase, translated to MSEIELSAAERFALAKKKAKAPSLDSFLKLLDFPLDDFQEKSCLALAAGKGVLVAAPTGAGKTIIGEFAIHLAIEKNLKVFYTTPIKALSNQKYAELVKRYGAERVGLLTGDTNQNSDAQIVVMTTEVLRNMIYANSNALISLGFVVMDEVHYLADRFRGAVWEEVILHLPKDVKIVSLSATVSNAEEFGAWLDEVRGDTEIIVSEIRPVPLNQHVLFGDELIELFDDQGKDVRVNPELAQMHASKMRQPINRPQRGKKVSYHEARAQQARIPRISKPEIVDILDEAELLPAIFFIFSRVGCEAAVKACQSSSIRLTTTEEKQEIRRVVEEKCYNIADEDLATLGYFEWLSGLERGVAAHHAGMLPAFKEVVEELFLRKLVKVVFATETLALGINMPARTVVLERLDKFNGEGRVQITPGEYTQLTGRAGRRGIDTQGHSVIQWSANMDPNNVAGLASKRTYPLVSPFRPTYNMAVNLIEAFGRERAREVLETSFAQFQADRSVVGLARGIREKQVSLDGYAKAMECHKGDFVEYATIRREISDLERALAASRVRADRGKDIRQSKGRHLQEQRLNQLKRDMRSHACHSCQDREAHARWGERWFKLQRELEGILNQIEGRTNQVAKTFDRICGMLADLNYIAPDQEGDYDVLDAGRTLARIYGERDLLISECLREGVWKNLDAPSLAAVAASLVYEARRDEEWEPRVPKGNFAEVIETTQDIWHELEELSRHHKLRQTPPLDLSLALPIHRWASGARLDTVLDSADLLAGDFIRWTKQIIDLLDQIAQTADSGLAETAKLAVTKVKRGIVAYSYYG